A section of the Anoplolepis gracilipes unplaced genomic scaffold, ASM4749672v1 Contig20, whole genome shotgun sequence genome encodes:
- the LOC140675633 gene encoding thioredoxin domain-containing protein 11-like isoform X2: protein MFYSHDTIQGYRPPKVSKPPIARPFFDQNSVVLDFYKGHLDAMIERITQADFSFVMYYAPWDAESQALRNEFENVAQFYHPQIFFAAINCWHPDSECRAQYNKIHGYPVLMLYPARESGINYRGIRTAPYMINFLDALMNPIVRITNKEQLTELLIANDAVVIGYFNFTRLDKTPGYREFYKAAIRSLERDPNRELVFAIVTSALSSKLHHGIYKFPSANLLMWNESLSYPENNEWTSENILNWISNSIHQPSLWLQPPGVKALTLAPYLHEGPVLFLFTPRNPLHTENYIYNLIRELGLQYYNCADNMLVKDIIGRLEKKRSTAMIHHFSKNQECGHLLNKTKIYNNEQVKKSITTISIQQWINNSCCANVAMNKCSLCKTKTINPLEKEIYRVKKFGDICKGTDVFTSSNMIGRYEERTYNYNKNYMIRLQEKSKLKRHNTYMKYKTSLLKEENDSRSASIIRRNFLEESCKRWLTGNDYYPSLFPEDSPRKFNISLKELVCKTNKTLALIAIDSLHYSHFAEHLGIDISKRRNKTTVVILDAALESQYVMHHDFSEYALVNFINNYTQGLLERTLRSNNPQNNKVQKLHNDKNHNNIESHSKIRVPELTTKTFSDIILDPSKDVVVMYYSPYCGFCSAISYVYLTVAYYLSNMDHLIFVKIDGDNNDLPWEYSMNRFPSILFFPAKRKEDSTVFPFSVPITIPNLLNFVLANLNGDSHIEALINICQAGTGEPPDKCITRTRWLCLDIIEQLLQDYRKLRRHLNFLDKKVARNKRKIILFKLGHIKDIHLILGSIIGLDRKKDRKKVQLIKRKFHKYYKVVRFMETDNKVERQHFKSKDVISTVKRELIRSEL from the exons ATGTTTTATTCACATGATACGATACAAGGATACAG accTCCCAAAGTTTCTAAACCTCCTATAGCGAGACCTTTCTTCGATCAGAACTCTGTAGTATTGGATTTCTATAAAGGTCATTTAGATGCAATGATAGAAAGGATAACGCAGGCAGATTTTAGTTTTGTTATGTATTATGCTCCTTGGGATGCAGAAAGCCAGGCTCTACGTaatgaatttgaaaatgttGCTCAATTTTATCATCCACAG atattttttgcagCCATTAATTGTTGGCATCCTGATTCAGAATGCAGAgcgcaatataataaaattcatggTTACCCAGTGCTGATGCTGTATCCAGCCAGAGAATCTGGTATTAATTACAGAGGAATTCGCACAGCAccatatatgattaatttcttAGATGCACTTATGAATCCTATCGTCAGAATAACAAACAAAGAACAATTAACGGAATTGTTGATTGCCAATGAT GCAGTGGTCATAggatactttaattttacaagGTTGGATAAAACTCCTGGATATCGAGAGTTTTACAAGGCTGCAATACGATCACTGGAAAGAGATCCTAATAGAGAATTAGTATTTGCTATTGTAACTAGTGCATTGTCTAGTAAGTTACATCATGGAATCTACAAGTTTCCATCGGCAAATTTACTCATGTGGAATGAATCTTTA AGTTATCCGGAAAACAATGAATGGACATCCGAGAATATCCTCAATTGGATTAGCAATTCTATTCATCAGCCGTCTCTCTGGCTACAACCTCCCGGTGTCAAAGCGCTCACCCTCGCACCCTATTTACACGAGGGACCAGTCTTATTTCTTTTCACACCACGGAATCCACTTCATacagaaaattacatttacaacCTG ATAAGAGAACTTGGCTTACAGTATTACAACTGTGCTGATAATATGCTAGTGAAGGATATAATCGGTCGTCTGGAAAAAAAACGAAGTACAGCAATGATCCATCACTTCTCTAAAAATCAAGAATGTGGCCATCTCTTAAATAAGACTAAAATCTATAACAATgaacaagtaaaaaaatccaTTACTACCATATCTATTCAGCAATGGATTAACAATAGTTGTTGTGCAAATGTGGCAATGAATAAATGTTCCTTATGCAAGACAAAGACGATAAATCCATTAGAAAAAGAGATCTatagagttaaaaaatttggaGATATTTGCAAAGGTACTGATGTATTCACATCTTCTAATATGATTGGACGATATGAGGAGcggacatataattataacaaaaattatatgataagatTACAGGAaaagtcaaaattaaaaag gcacaatacatatatgaagTATAAAACATCGTTATTAAAGGAAGAAAATGATTCACGATCTGCGAGCATtataagaagaaattttttagaagaaagttgcaaaagatGGTTGACTGGAAACGATTATTATCCATCATTATTTCCGGAAGATTCTCCAAGGAAATTTAATATCAGCTTAAAAGAATTAGTTTGTAAAACTAACAAAACACTAGCTTTAATAGCTATTGACAGTTTGCATTATTCTCATTTTGCAGAACATCTTGGAATTGATATTTCAAAgcgaagaaataaaacaacTGTTGTAATCTTGGATGCCGCT CTAGAAAGTCAGTACGTCATGCATCACGATTTCAGCGAATACGCTCTTGTCAATTTCATAAACAATTATACCCAAGGTTTGCTAGAGAGGACATTACGTTCAAATAATCCACAAAACAATAAAGtgcaaaaattacataatgacAAAAACCACAATAATATAGAATCGCACTCAAAAATTCGTGTGCCAGAATTAACAACAAAAACTTTTTCGGACATAATTTTGGATCCATCTAAG gaTGTTGTTGTAATGTACTATTCGCCTTATTGTGGATTTTGTAGTGctatatcatatgtatatttaacagtggcatattatttatctaatatggATCATCTAATCTTTGTGAAGATTGATGGAGACAATAATGATTTACCATGGGAGTACAGCATGAATCGCTTTCCgtccattttattttttcctgcAAAGAG GAAGGAGGATAGTACTGTATTTCCATTTTCTGTTCCTATTACTATCCCAAACTTGTTAAACTTTGTGCTAGCGAACTTGAATGGTGATTCTCATATCGAAGCTTTGATCAATATCTGTCAAGCAGGAACTGGCGAACCGCCGGATAAATGTATTACTAGAACACGATGGCTGTGCTTAGATATTATCGAGCAACTTTTACAGGATTACAGAAAGCTAAGACGGCATTTGAATTTTCTAGACAAAAAAGTTGCACGCAATAAACGTAAaatcattctttttaaattggGGCATATTAAggatattcatttaattttgggTTCTATCATTGGCCTTGATCGAAAGAAAGATCGAAAGAAGGTACAATTGATTAAGAGAAAGTTTCACAAATACTATAAAGTTGTTAGATTCATGGAAACTGATAACAAGGTAGAAAGACAGcattttaaatctaaagatGTCATATCAACTGTTAAACGAGAGTTGATAAGAAGCGAATTGTGA
- the LOC140675618 gene encoding fatty acyl-CoA reductase 2-like isoform X2, with amino-acid sequence MSSIPFDDREAFSIDLSDADIEKCIRNGIIGVKKYLLHEDMNRLDAAKTHCKRVDQFVATFKTIIAIGSEKDVPKKEHNNYCIKVRRIMVNDRVEQIAKFEKQTERDQM; translated from the exons ATGTCATCAATCCCATTTGATGACCGAGAAGCGTTTTCAATCGATCTTTCTGATGCCGacatagaaaaatgtattag aaatggaataataggtgtaaaaaaatatcttttacacgAAGACATGAATCGATTAGATGCAGCCAAAACACATTGCAAAAG agTGGATCAATTCGTCGCaacttttaaaactattattgctATCG GTTCAGAGAAGGATGTGCCAAAGAAAGAACATAACAATTACTGCATTAAAGTCAGACGTATTATGGTGAATGATCGGGTCGAACAAATCGCAAAGTTCGAAAAGCAA ACGGAACGGGACCAAATGTAA
- the LOC140675633 gene encoding thioredoxin domain-containing protein 11-like isoform X3, whose protein sequence is MLYPARESGINYRGIRTAPYMINFLDALMNPIVRITNKEQLTELLIANDAVVIGYFNFTRLDKTPGYREFYKAAIRSLERDPNRELVFAIVTSALSSKLHHGIYKFPSANLLMWNESLSYPENNEWTSENILNWISNSIHQPSLWLQPPGVKALTLAPYLHEGPVLFLFTPRNPLHTENYIYNLIRELGLQYYNCADNMLVKDIIGRLEKKRSTAMIHHFSKNQECGHLLNKTKIYNNEQVKKSITTISIQQWINNSCCANVAMNKCSLCKTKTINPLEKEIYRVKKFGDICKGTDVFTSSNMIGRYEERTYNYNKNYMIRLQEKSKLKRHNTYMKYKTSLLKEENDSRSASIIRRNFLEESCKRWLTGNDYYPSLFPEDSPRKFNISLKELVCKTNKTLALIAIDSLHYSHFAEHLGIDISKRRNKTTVVILDAALESQYVMHHDFSEYALVNFINNYTQGLLERTLRSNNPQNNKVQKLHNDKNHNNIESHSKIRVPELTTKTFSDIILDPSKDVVVMYYSPYCGFCSAISYVYLTVAYYLSNMDHLIFVKIDGDNNDLPWEYSMNRFPSILFFPAKRKEDSTVFPFSVPITIPNLLNFVLANLNGDSHIEALINICQAGTGEPPDKCITRTRWLCLDIIEQLLQDYRKLRRHLNFLDKKVARNKRKIILFKLGHIKDIHLILGSIIGLDRKKDRKKVQLIKRKFHKYYKVVRFMETDNKVERQHFKSKDVISTVKRELIRSEL, encoded by the exons ATGCTGTATCCAGCCAGAGAATCTGGTATTAATTACAGAGGAATTCGCACAGCAccatatatgattaatttcttAGATGCACTTATGAATCCTATCGTCAGAATAACAAACAAAGAACAATTAACGGAATTGTTGATTGCCAATGAT GCAGTGGTCATAggatactttaattttacaagGTTGGATAAAACTCCTGGATATCGAGAGTTTTACAAGGCTGCAATACGATCACTGGAAAGAGATCCTAATAGAGAATTAGTATTTGCTATTGTAACTAGTGCATTGTCTAGTAAGTTACATCATGGAATCTACAAGTTTCCATCGGCAAATTTACTCATGTGGAATGAATCTTTA AGTTATCCGGAAAACAATGAATGGACATCCGAGAATATCCTCAATTGGATTAGCAATTCTATTCATCAGCCGTCTCTCTGGCTACAACCTCCCGGTGTCAAAGCGCTCACCCTCGCACCCTATTTACACGAGGGACCAGTCTTATTTCTTTTCACACCACGGAATCCACTTCATacagaaaattacatttacaacCTG ATAAGAGAACTTGGCTTACAGTATTACAACTGTGCTGATAATATGCTAGTGAAGGATATAATCGGTCGTCTGGAAAAAAAACGAAGTACAGCAATGATCCATCACTTCTCTAAAAATCAAGAATGTGGCCATCTCTTAAATAAGACTAAAATCTATAACAATgaacaagtaaaaaaatccaTTACTACCATATCTATTCAGCAATGGATTAACAATAGTTGTTGTGCAAATGTGGCAATGAATAAATGTTCCTTATGCAAGACAAAGACGATAAATCCATTAGAAAAAGAGATCTatagagttaaaaaatttggaGATATTTGCAAAGGTACTGATGTATTCACATCTTCTAATATGATTGGACGATATGAGGAGcggacatataattataacaaaaattatatgataagatTACAGGAaaagtcaaaattaaaaag gcacaatacatatatgaagTATAAAACATCGTTATTAAAGGAAGAAAATGATTCACGATCTGCGAGCATtataagaagaaattttttagaagaaagttgcaaaagatGGTTGACTGGAAACGATTATTATCCATCATTATTTCCGGAAGATTCTCCAAGGAAATTTAATATCAGCTTAAAAGAATTAGTTTGTAAAACTAACAAAACACTAGCTTTAATAGCTATTGACAGTTTGCATTATTCTCATTTTGCAGAACATCTTGGAATTGATATTTCAAAgcgaagaaataaaacaacTGTTGTAATCTTGGATGCCGCT CTAGAAAGTCAGTACGTCATGCATCACGATTTCAGCGAATACGCTCTTGTCAATTTCATAAACAATTATACCCAAGGTTTGCTAGAGAGGACATTACGTTCAAATAATCCACAAAACAATAAAGtgcaaaaattacataatgacAAAAACCACAATAATATAGAATCGCACTCAAAAATTCGTGTGCCAGAATTAACAACAAAAACTTTTTCGGACATAATTTTGGATCCATCTAAG gaTGTTGTTGTAATGTACTATTCGCCTTATTGTGGATTTTGTAGTGctatatcatatgtatatttaacagtggcatattatttatctaatatggATCATCTAATCTTTGTGAAGATTGATGGAGACAATAATGATTTACCATGGGAGTACAGCATGAATCGCTTTCCgtccattttattttttcctgcAAAGAG GAAGGAGGATAGTACTGTATTTCCATTTTCTGTTCCTATTACTATCCCAAACTTGTTAAACTTTGTGCTAGCGAACTTGAATGGTGATTCTCATATCGAAGCTTTGATCAATATCTGTCAAGCAGGAACTGGCGAACCGCCGGATAAATGTATTACTAGAACACGATGGCTGTGCTTAGATATTATCGAGCAACTTTTACAGGATTACAGAAAGCTAAGACGGCATTTGAATTTTCTAGACAAAAAAGTTGCACGCAATAAACGTAAaatcattctttttaaattggGGCATATTAAggatattcatttaattttgggTTCTATCATTGGCCTTGATCGAAAGAAAGATCGAAAGAAGGTACAATTGATTAAGAGAAAGTTTCACAAATACTATAAAGTTGTTAGATTCATGGAAACTGATAACAAGGTAGAAAGACAGcattttaaatctaaagatGTCATATCAACTGTTAAACGAGAGTTGATAAGAAGCGAATTGTGA
- the LOC140675633 gene encoding thioredoxin domain-containing protein 11-like isoform X1 has product MPCKRRGGQAMDGRTFSEERETTLPRNVDNPSSHRISSTSTSESTNNDVAKERLAIEERLAAKMFSYEIICFFLAITFTAMAALHSSPPKVSKPPIARPFFDQNSVVLDFYKGHLDAMIERITQADFSFVMYYAPWDAESQALRNEFENVAQFYHPQIFFAAINCWHPDSECRAQYNKIHGYPVLMLYPARESGINYRGIRTAPYMINFLDALMNPIVRITNKEQLTELLIANDAVVIGYFNFTRLDKTPGYREFYKAAIRSLERDPNRELVFAIVTSALSSKLHHGIYKFPSANLLMWNESLSYPENNEWTSENILNWISNSIHQPSLWLQPPGVKALTLAPYLHEGPVLFLFTPRNPLHTENYIYNLIRELGLQYYNCADNMLVKDIIGRLEKKRSTAMIHHFSKNQECGHLLNKTKIYNNEQVKKSITTISIQQWINNSCCANVAMNKCSLCKTKTINPLEKEIYRVKKFGDICKGTDVFTSSNMIGRYEERTYNYNKNYMIRLQEKSKLKRHNTYMKYKTSLLKEENDSRSASIIRRNFLEESCKRWLTGNDYYPSLFPEDSPRKFNISLKELVCKTNKTLALIAIDSLHYSHFAEHLGIDISKRRNKTTVVILDAALESQYVMHHDFSEYALVNFINNYTQGLLERTLRSNNPQNNKVQKLHNDKNHNNIESHSKIRVPELTTKTFSDIILDPSKDVVVMYYSPYCGFCSAISYVYLTVAYYLSNMDHLIFVKIDGDNNDLPWEYSMNRFPSILFFPAKRKEDSTVFPFSVPITIPNLLNFVLANLNGDSHIEALINICQAGTGEPPDKCITRTRWLCLDIIEQLLQDYRKLRRHLNFLDKKVARNKRKIILFKLGHIKDIHLILGSIIGLDRKKDRKKVQLIKRKFHKYYKVVRFMETDNKVERQHFKSKDVISTVKRELIRSEL; this is encoded by the exons ATGCCTTGTAAACGCCGTGGTGGACAGGCGATGGATGGACGAACGTTCAGCGAGGAACGCGAGACAACCCTACCAAGAAATGTCGATAACCCGTCATCACACCGGATTTCGTCAACATCGACGTCTGAGTCAACAAATAACGACGTGGCCAAGGAGAGACTGGCGATAGAGGAGCGACTGGCTGCCAAAATGTTTTCCTATGAAATTATCTGCTTCTTCCTCGCAATCACTTTTACCGCTATGGCTGCTCTACATAGCTC accTCCCAAAGTTTCTAAACCTCCTATAGCGAGACCTTTCTTCGATCAGAACTCTGTAGTATTGGATTTCTATAAAGGTCATTTAGATGCAATGATAGAAAGGATAACGCAGGCAGATTTTAGTTTTGTTATGTATTATGCTCCTTGGGATGCAGAAAGCCAGGCTCTACGTaatgaatttgaaaatgttGCTCAATTTTATCATCCACAG atattttttgcagCCATTAATTGTTGGCATCCTGATTCAGAATGCAGAgcgcaatataataaaattcatggTTACCCAGTGCTGATGCTGTATCCAGCCAGAGAATCTGGTATTAATTACAGAGGAATTCGCACAGCAccatatatgattaatttcttAGATGCACTTATGAATCCTATCGTCAGAATAACAAACAAAGAACAATTAACGGAATTGTTGATTGCCAATGAT GCAGTGGTCATAggatactttaattttacaagGTTGGATAAAACTCCTGGATATCGAGAGTTTTACAAGGCTGCAATACGATCACTGGAAAGAGATCCTAATAGAGAATTAGTATTTGCTATTGTAACTAGTGCATTGTCTAGTAAGTTACATCATGGAATCTACAAGTTTCCATCGGCAAATTTACTCATGTGGAATGAATCTTTA AGTTATCCGGAAAACAATGAATGGACATCCGAGAATATCCTCAATTGGATTAGCAATTCTATTCATCAGCCGTCTCTCTGGCTACAACCTCCCGGTGTCAAAGCGCTCACCCTCGCACCCTATTTACACGAGGGACCAGTCTTATTTCTTTTCACACCACGGAATCCACTTCATacagaaaattacatttacaacCTG ATAAGAGAACTTGGCTTACAGTATTACAACTGTGCTGATAATATGCTAGTGAAGGATATAATCGGTCGTCTGGAAAAAAAACGAAGTACAGCAATGATCCATCACTTCTCTAAAAATCAAGAATGTGGCCATCTCTTAAATAAGACTAAAATCTATAACAATgaacaagtaaaaaaatccaTTACTACCATATCTATTCAGCAATGGATTAACAATAGTTGTTGTGCAAATGTGGCAATGAATAAATGTTCCTTATGCAAGACAAAGACGATAAATCCATTAGAAAAAGAGATCTatagagttaaaaaatttggaGATATTTGCAAAGGTACTGATGTATTCACATCTTCTAATATGATTGGACGATATGAGGAGcggacatataattataacaaaaattatatgataagatTACAGGAaaagtcaaaattaaaaag gcacaatacatatatgaagTATAAAACATCGTTATTAAAGGAAGAAAATGATTCACGATCTGCGAGCATtataagaagaaattttttagaagaaagttgcaaaagatGGTTGACTGGAAACGATTATTATCCATCATTATTTCCGGAAGATTCTCCAAGGAAATTTAATATCAGCTTAAAAGAATTAGTTTGTAAAACTAACAAAACACTAGCTTTAATAGCTATTGACAGTTTGCATTATTCTCATTTTGCAGAACATCTTGGAATTGATATTTCAAAgcgaagaaataaaacaacTGTTGTAATCTTGGATGCCGCT CTAGAAAGTCAGTACGTCATGCATCACGATTTCAGCGAATACGCTCTTGTCAATTTCATAAACAATTATACCCAAGGTTTGCTAGAGAGGACATTACGTTCAAATAATCCACAAAACAATAAAGtgcaaaaattacataatgacAAAAACCACAATAATATAGAATCGCACTCAAAAATTCGTGTGCCAGAATTAACAACAAAAACTTTTTCGGACATAATTTTGGATCCATCTAAG gaTGTTGTTGTAATGTACTATTCGCCTTATTGTGGATTTTGTAGTGctatatcatatgtatatttaacagtggcatattatttatctaatatggATCATCTAATCTTTGTGAAGATTGATGGAGACAATAATGATTTACCATGGGAGTACAGCATGAATCGCTTTCCgtccattttattttttcctgcAAAGAG GAAGGAGGATAGTACTGTATTTCCATTTTCTGTTCCTATTACTATCCCAAACTTGTTAAACTTTGTGCTAGCGAACTTGAATGGTGATTCTCATATCGAAGCTTTGATCAATATCTGTCAAGCAGGAACTGGCGAACCGCCGGATAAATGTATTACTAGAACACGATGGCTGTGCTTAGATATTATCGAGCAACTTTTACAGGATTACAGAAAGCTAAGACGGCATTTGAATTTTCTAGACAAAAAAGTTGCACGCAATAAACGTAAaatcattctttttaaattggGGCATATTAAggatattcatttaattttgggTTCTATCATTGGCCTTGATCGAAAGAAAGATCGAAAGAAGGTACAATTGATTAAGAGAAAGTTTCACAAATACTATAAAGTTGTTAGATTCATGGAAACTGATAACAAGGTAGAAAGACAGcattttaaatctaaagatGTCATATCAACTGTTAAACGAGAGTTGATAAGAAGCGAATTGTGA
- the LOC140675618 gene encoding fatty acyl-CoA reductase 1-like isoform X1, with protein MPLNMYIILYKHVICTRLLGLQKKIYVANRALEHFTFNEWKFDNTNSRALMSSIPFDDREAFSIDLSDADIEKCIRNGIIGVKKYLLHEDMNRLDAAKTHCKRVDQFVATFKTIIAIGSEKDVPKKEHNNYCIKVRRIMVNDRVEQIAKFEKQTERDQM; from the exons ATGCCattgaatatgtatattatcttatataaacatGTTATATGTACTAGGCTCTTGGGATTGCAGAAGAAGATATATGTGGCTAATCGTGCTCTGGAACATTTTACGTTTAACGAATGGAAATTTGATAATACAAATAGTCGAGCTTTAATGTCATCAATCCCATTTGATGACCGAGAAGCGTTTTCAATCGATCTTTCTGATGCCGacatagaaaaatgtattag aaatggaataataggtgtaaaaaaatatcttttacacgAAGACATGAATCGATTAGATGCAGCCAAAACACATTGCAAAAG agTGGATCAATTCGTCGCaacttttaaaactattattgctATCG GTTCAGAGAAGGATGTGCCAAAGAAAGAACATAACAATTACTGCATTAAAGTCAGACGTATTATGGTGAATGATCGGGTCGAACAAATCGCAAAGTTCGAAAAGCAA ACGGAACGGGACCAAATGTAA